The Chelatococcus sp. HY11 genome includes a window with the following:
- a CDS encoding CaiB/BaiF CoA-transferase family protein, with translation MTNTVPRPLEGLMVLDLSQFLSGPSAALRLADMGATVIKVERPGTGDLCRQLYISNLELDGDSTLFHTINRNKRSYAADLKNPADIAKLWKLIERADVLIQNFRPGVIDRLGLGYEAVAKVNPRVVYGSVTGYGRDGPWADLPGQDLLAQSRSGFVWLNGDAGDGPVPSGLAIADILCGAHLVQGLLACLVRRGVTGRGGHVEVSLLESMLDFQFEVLSTYLNDGGKQPERSAVNNAHAYLGAPYGLYETRDGHIAIAMGSVVRLGELLGCEPLKAFADPKSWFDSRDTIKALLADHLKTQTTQHWLDRLVPADYWCAPVMTWGELLETEAFKRLDFLQEVARTSGARLTTTRCPITVDGDRLRSGRGAPKIGEHTHEIEREYGLGVEEEVG, from the coding sequence ATGACAAACACCGTCCCGCGCCCGCTCGAGGGTCTCATGGTGCTGGACCTGAGCCAGTTCCTCTCCGGCCCGAGCGCCGCGCTGCGCCTCGCCGACATGGGCGCCACCGTCATCAAGGTGGAGCGCCCGGGCACCGGTGATCTCTGCCGCCAGCTCTATATCTCCAACCTCGAACTCGATGGCGACAGCACGCTGTTCCACACCATCAACCGCAACAAGCGAAGCTACGCGGCCGATCTCAAGAACCCGGCCGATATCGCCAAGTTGTGGAAGCTGATCGAGCGCGCAGACGTCCTCATCCAGAACTTCCGACCGGGCGTGATCGACCGGCTCGGCCTCGGCTACGAAGCGGTCGCCAAGGTCAACCCACGCGTCGTCTACGGCAGCGTGACGGGTTACGGCCGCGATGGTCCCTGGGCGGACCTGCCCGGCCAGGATCTGCTCGCCCAGAGCCGCTCGGGCTTCGTCTGGCTCAATGGCGATGCTGGCGACGGGCCGGTGCCGTCCGGGCTCGCCATCGCCGACATTCTCTGCGGCGCCCATCTCGTGCAGGGCCTGCTCGCCTGCCTCGTGCGGCGCGGCGTCACCGGGCGCGGCGGCCATGTGGAGGTAAGCCTGCTGGAATCCATGCTCGACTTCCAGTTCGAGGTGCTGAGTACGTATCTCAATGACGGCGGCAAGCAGCCCGAGCGGAGCGCCGTCAACAACGCGCATGCCTATCTCGGCGCGCCCTACGGCCTCTACGAGACACGCGACGGCCATATCGCCATCGCCATGGGCTCGGTGGTCCGGCTCGGCGAACTCCTCGGCTGCGAGCCCCTGAAAGCCTTCGCCGACCCCAAGTCCTGGTTCGACAGCCGCGACACGATCAAGGCGCTCCTGGCCGATCATCTCAAGACGCAAACGACGCAGCATTGGCTGGACCGGCTGGTGCCAGCCGACTATTGGTGCGCGCCGGTAATGACCTGGGGTGAGCTTCTGGAAACGGAGGCCTTCAAGCGGCTCGATTTCCTCCAGGAGGTCGCGCGCACGAGCGGCGCCAGGCTCACCACCACGCGATGCCCTATCACCGTTGACGGTGACCGGCTGCGATCGGGGCGCGGAGCGCCGAAGATTGGTGAGCATACCCATGAGATCGAGCGCGAATATGGCCTGGGCGTCGAGGAAGAGGTCGGCTGA
- a CDS encoding ABC transporter substrate-binding protein: MTQTILRGMTWDHPRGYDPLARGAASFEARHPGLEIQWDKRSLREFGEAPLEDYAGAYDLIVIDHPFVGFAAAHPYLVDWAIVLSDREKADFAADSVGQSWPSYDYKGGIWALPLDAATQVSSCRPDLLENLGAEIPRTFEEVITLGRRARAKGQWITTTAFPTDAISTVISIAANLGHPIVDDTETFLPPVLGREVISRFHQLVDVAHPKAPAMNPIHAYEAMVSGDDIVYCAYGYGYTNYARDNGRPRLKFANAPAHSDRGPAGTQLGGTGIAVSALSKNRDTAIAYAKWLAGKEHQSGDYVAHGGQPASLAAWTDAGNDALCGGFFSDTLATLESAHVRPRFDGWIPVFEHFGERITACLKGEIDDAALIEELNTQFAAAQRKAGVGGGG, encoded by the coding sequence GTGACTCAGACCATCCTCCGCGGCATGACGTGGGACCACCCGCGCGGCTATGATCCGCTGGCCCGCGGGGCGGCCAGCTTCGAAGCGCGCCATCCCGGCCTTGAAATCCAATGGGACAAGCGCAGCCTGCGCGAATTCGGCGAAGCACCGCTCGAGGACTATGCGGGCGCTTATGACCTCATCGTCATCGATCATCCTTTCGTCGGCTTCGCCGCGGCCCATCCCTATCTCGTTGATTGGGCGATAGTGCTGAGCGATAGGGAGAAAGCCGACTTCGCCGCCGACAGCGTCGGCCAGTCGTGGCCCTCTTACGACTACAAAGGGGGCATCTGGGCCCTGCCACTCGATGCGGCGACGCAGGTCTCCTCCTGCCGGCCGGATCTTCTCGAGAATCTCGGCGCGGAGATACCCCGGACTTTCGAGGAGGTGATCACCCTGGGCCGCCGGGCGCGCGCCAAAGGCCAGTGGATCACCACCACCGCTTTCCCGACTGATGCCATAAGCACGGTGATTTCGATCGCCGCCAATCTGGGGCATCCCATCGTCGACGACACGGAGACCTTCCTGCCGCCTGTGCTCGGCCGCGAGGTCATCAGCCGCTTCCACCAACTTGTCGATGTCGCGCATCCGAAGGCGCCCGCCATGAACCCGATCCACGCCTATGAGGCGATGGTATCGGGCGATGACATCGTCTATTGCGCCTATGGCTACGGCTACACCAACTACGCCCGGGACAACGGGCGGCCGCGGCTCAAATTTGCCAATGCGCCGGCGCACAGCGATCGCGGACCGGCCGGAACGCAGCTCGGCGGCACCGGCATCGCCGTCAGCGCCCTCTCGAAGAACCGCGACACCGCCATCGCCTACGCCAAGTGGCTCGCCGGCAAGGAGCACCAGAGCGGTGACTACGTGGCCCACGGCGGCCAGCCCGCAAGCCTCGCCGCCTGGACCGACGCAGGCAACGACGCGCTCTGCGGCGGCTTCTTCTCCGACACGCTCGCGACGCTGGAAAGCGCCCATGTGCGGCCCCGCTTCGACGGCTGGATCCCCGTGTTCGAGCATTTCGGCGAGCGGATAACCGCCTGCCTCAAGGGCGAGATCGACGATGCCGCGCTGATCGAGGAGCTCAATACGCAGTTCGCCGCCGCGCAGCGCAAGGCCGGCGTCGGCGGGGGTGGCTGA
- a CDS encoding TRAP transporter large permease: MSALSPWLPSILMFVLFALRTPITWAMAIPALLFFIINRNDVPLSTFAQEMAEGTQSISLLALPFFVLAGAIMNAAGITRRLLNVAEILVGHMTGALAQMCIVLATLLGGLTASSNADAAILSKTIGLQMAERNYSRAFAAVVTSSSSIIASLLPPSIGLIIYGYLTETSIGRLFAAGIVPGLMMCAGMMITTYFVAKRRGYAAQRTSRATLPEVKQALLDGLWALSVPFVILFGTRYGIFTTTESGAVVVVYVLLIGLIVYRAFSWRQLPSIIQEAVLDTSAVMIMICAASALGFYLAWEQVPQKMASGLASYEWSPLGLLLTINVLLIIIGTAIEGSSALIILTPMLLPLIQKAGVDPVQFGIVMVANLTIAGVTPPVGGMMYIASRVLRVPMKDYAIEVSPYLLMMMVLLVILSAFPGLSLWLPNFFYN, encoded by the coding sequence ATGAGCGCGCTTTCGCCCTGGCTTCCCTCCATCCTCATGTTCGTGTTGTTCGCGTTGCGCACGCCCATCACCTGGGCGATGGCGATCCCGGCATTGCTGTTCTTCATCATCAACCGCAACGACGTGCCGCTGTCGACCTTCGCCCAGGAGATGGCGGAAGGAACCCAGTCGATCTCGCTCCTCGCGCTGCCATTCTTCGTATTGGCCGGGGCGATCATGAATGCGGCAGGCATCACGCGGCGCCTGCTCAACGTCGCCGAGATCCTTGTCGGCCACATGACCGGCGCTCTGGCTCAAATGTGCATCGTGCTCGCGACGCTGCTCGGCGGGCTCACCGCCTCCTCGAACGCCGACGCGGCCATCCTGTCGAAGACGATCGGCCTGCAGATGGCCGAGCGCAACTATTCACGCGCCTTTGCCGCGGTGGTAACCTCCAGTTCCTCGATCATCGCCTCGCTGCTGCCGCCCTCGATCGGTCTCATCATCTACGGCTATCTCACCGAGACCTCGATCGGCCGGCTGTTCGCCGCCGGCATCGTGCCCGGCCTCATGATGTGCGCCGGCATGATGATCACCACCTATTTCGTGGCGAAGCGCCGCGGCTACGCGGCCCAGCGCACCAGCCGCGCGACCCTGCCGGAGGTGAAGCAGGCTCTTCTCGACGGGCTCTGGGCCTTGTCGGTGCCCTTCGTCATCCTGTTCGGCACGCGCTACGGCATCTTCACGACGACGGAGTCCGGCGCCGTTGTCGTCGTCTATGTCCTGCTCATCGGCCTTATCGTTTATCGCGCATTCTCCTGGCGGCAACTGCCGTCGATCATCCAGGAGGCGGTGCTCGACACGAGCGCGGTGATGATCATGATCTGCGCGGCCTCGGCGCTGGGCTTCTATCTCGCCTGGGAGCAGGTGCCGCAAAAAATGGCCTCCGGTCTCGCCAGCTATGAGTGGAGCCCGCTCGGCCTGCTGCTCACCATCAACGTGTTGCTCATTATAATCGGCACGGCGATCGAGGGGTCCTCGGCGCTTATCATCCTGACGCCGATGCTGCTGCCGCTCATCCAGAAAGCTGGCGTTGATCCGGTGCAATTCGGAATCGTCATGGTCGCGAACCTGACGATCGCGGGCGTCACGCCGCCGGTCGGCGGCATGATGTACATCGCCTCGCGCGTGCTCCGGGTGCCGATGAAGGACTATGCGATCGAGGTCAGCCCTTACCTCCTCATGATGATGGTGCTGCTCGTCATCCTGAGTGCCTTCCCCGGCCTTTCGCTCTGGCTTCCGAATTTCTTCTACAACTGA
- a CDS encoding TRAP transporter small permease, whose protein sequence is MTSQSAAGAPAEGWQRVLMWPLEEIVAGVSMVIVVGSVIWGVITRYIFPQPAAWSYEVATIAFAYVVFFGAAAGVRYRLHSDIDVLVVMFPERWQHIVALFNFWLLAAFFTALTIFFAIHAVDAQKSLTIALNLPRSIIYAPLALASAMMLLRHVQLWLDPQRFPGHVHEANIS, encoded by the coding sequence ATGACTTCTCAATCCGCAGCGGGCGCCCCGGCCGAGGGCTGGCAGCGCGTCCTGATGTGGCCCCTTGAGGAAATCGTCGCCGGCGTCTCGATGGTGATCGTCGTAGGCTCGGTCATCTGGGGCGTCATCACCCGTTACATCTTTCCGCAGCCGGCTGCCTGGAGTTACGAGGTGGCGACCATAGCCTTCGCCTATGTCGTCTTCTTTGGCGCGGCGGCGGGCGTGCGCTATCGGCTCCATTCGGATATCGACGTTCTCGTCGTCATGTTTCCGGAGCGCTGGCAGCATATCGTCGCGCTCTTCAACTTCTGGCTGCTCGCCGCGTTCTTCACGGCACTCACGATCTTCTTCGCGATTCATGCTGTCGATGCGCAGAAGTCGCTGACAATCGCGCTCAACCTGCCGCGCTCGATCATCTATGCGCCGCTCGCCCTCGCCTCCGCGATGATGCTGCTCAGGCACGTCCAGCTGTGGCTCGATCCCCAACGTTTTCCCGGCCATGTCCATGAGGCCAATATATCATGA
- a CDS encoding C4-dicarboxylate TRAP transporter substrate-binding protein, which produces MSIKALLSAVGISVALIGAAAAQDYKLRFATSVANTEEASYKEMQALAARVKERSKGKLELQLFPAEQLGAQKKVNEMISSGANIMNMTDYGQLGQFVPDAGVLAGPYIFGSLNEAEKLFASPVFREVSDKLEQKGMKIIMANGLFGARHMLSEKPIRKPDDLKGLTVRVPPSPIMVETFKDFGARPTEIPWGEVYNALQSNVVNAAEAPFGAIWGSKLQEVRKVVSKTNHQLMFTAWVTSTSFFNKLPPELQTILIEEGKVSARNLTKATLEQDDQFAKMLEKAGVTLVTDIDVAAFQKASAGVYEKLPNLTPGFVAKARAAMAN; this is translated from the coding sequence ATGTCCATCAAGGCATTGTTGTCGGCTGTCGGGATCTCTGTCGCACTTATCGGCGCTGCGGCGGCGCAGGACTACAAGCTCCGCTTCGCGACGTCCGTCGCGAATACGGAGGAAGCGTCCTACAAGGAGATGCAGGCCCTCGCCGCGCGCGTCAAAGAGCGCTCGAAGGGCAAGCTCGAGCTGCAGCTTTTCCCGGCTGAACAGCTCGGCGCGCAGAAGAAGGTCAACGAGATGATCTCTTCCGGCGCCAATATCATGAATATGACGGACTACGGACAGCTCGGCCAGTTCGTCCCCGACGCGGGCGTCCTCGCCGGGCCCTATATCTTCGGTAGCCTGAACGAGGCGGAGAAGCTTTTCGCCTCCCCGGTCTTCAGGGAAGTCTCGGACAAGCTCGAGCAGAAGGGCATGAAGATCATCATGGCGAACGGCCTGTTCGGCGCGCGCCACATGCTCTCCGAGAAGCCCATCCGCAAGCCCGACGATCTCAAGGGCCTGACGGTGCGTGTGCCGCCCTCCCCCATCATGGTCGAGACGTTCAAGGACTTCGGTGCCCGGCCGACGGAAATCCCGTGGGGCGAGGTATATAACGCACTGCAGTCGAATGTGGTCAACGCGGCTGAAGCACCCTTCGGCGCCATCTGGGGCTCCAAGCTCCAGGAGGTGCGCAAGGTCGTGTCAAAGACCAACCACCAGCTCATGTTCACGGCCTGGGTGACAAGCACGAGCTTCTTCAACAAGCTGCCGCCGGAACTGCAAACCATCCTGATCGAGGAAGGCAAGGTTTCGGCCAGGAACCTGACCAAGGCAACGCTGGAGCAGGACGACCAGTTCGCGAAGATGCTGGAGAAGGCCGGCGTCACCCTCGTCACCGACATCGACGTGGCCGCCTTCCAGAAGGCGAGCGCCGGTGTCTACGAGAAGTTGCCGAACCTCACCCCAGGCTTCGTCGCCAAGGCCCGCGCGGCCATGGCAAACTGA
- a CDS encoding IclR family transcriptional regulator — MKFVKSMRKDAEEDDGSGSGRTYTVPALEKSLDVIEFLAVQDQPVSQSGIAQSLGRSASELFRILTVLNRRGWITRLKDDSYQLSSRLFELAHGYPPNKRLIDVALPLMRALAGELLQSCHLSVADQGEMLVILGVESPGQAGLFVRSGTRYEFASTASGRVMLALGYAELLNSETTGKAERRPARGDLAARLEQIRMRGYEEVVGEWLDAVVDICWPIFNVRGEVAAVLAMPFLAVPALGQDVATARDRVRAVAEEISRAIGAGDYQRWLDEARQKDRSQKERPSS, encoded by the coding sequence ATGAAGTTTGTCAAGAGTATGAGAAAAGACGCGGAGGAGGACGACGGCAGCGGTAGCGGCCGCACCTACACCGTGCCGGCACTGGAGAAGAGCCTCGACGTCATCGAGTTTCTGGCGGTGCAGGACCAGCCTGTGAGCCAGAGCGGGATAGCCCAGAGTCTCGGGCGGTCGGCGAGCGAGCTTTTCCGCATCCTCACCGTGCTCAACCGTCGCGGTTGGATCACCCGGCTGAAGGACGACAGCTATCAATTGTCGTCGCGGCTGTTCGAGCTGGCGCACGGCTATCCGCCGAACAAGCGCCTCATCGATGTGGCGCTGCCATTGATGCGGGCGCTGGCTGGTGAATTGCTTCAGTCCTGCCACCTCTCTGTCGCGGACCAGGGGGAGATGCTTGTTATCCTAGGCGTCGAATCGCCCGGCCAGGCCGGCCTTTTCGTGCGCTCGGGCACGCGCTACGAGTTCGCCTCGACCGCCTCTGGCCGCGTTATGCTGGCATTGGGCTACGCGGAGCTGCTTAACAGCGAGACTACGGGCAAGGCCGAGCGGAGACCTGCGCGGGGCGATCTCGCCGCACGGCTCGAGCAGATCCGGATGAGAGGCTACGAGGAGGTGGTGGGCGAATGGCTCGATGCCGTCGTCGACATCTGCTGGCCGATCTTCAACGTGCGCGGCGAGGTCGCCGCCGTTCTCGCCATGCCCTTTCTCGCGGTGCCGGCTCTGGGCCAGGATGTGGCGACGGCCCGCGACCGGGTGAGGGCGGTGGCGGAGGAGATTTCCAGGGCAATCGGTGCTGGCGACTACCAACGCTGGCTGGACGAGGCGCGGCAAAAGGATCGCTCGCAAAAGGAGCGCCCCTCATCCTGA
- a CDS encoding MaoC/PaaZ C-terminal domain-containing protein encodes MATQYFDDYVIGAERKTHGRTITETDFVVHAGHSGDFFPHHMDEEFAKTTPFGRRIAHGTMVFTIGVGLTASEINPAAFTYGYDRMRFVKPVFIGDTIHTLLTIAEKSGDPKRPNVGRVVERGQVLNQKGETVLVFDHILMVERGIPAVA; translated from the coding sequence ATGGCAACTCAGTATTTTGATGATTATGTGATCGGCGCTGAGCGCAAGACCCATGGGCGGACCATTACGGAGACAGATTTCGTGGTGCACGCCGGCCATTCCGGCGATTTCTTTCCTCACCATATGGATGAGGAATTCGCGAAGACCACGCCTTTCGGCCGGCGTATCGCCCATGGAACGATGGTCTTCACCATCGGCGTCGGGCTCACGGCCTCCGAAATCAACCCCGCGGCCTTCACCTATGGCTATGACCGCATGCGCTTCGTCAAGCCGGTGTTCATCGGCGACACCATCCACACGCTGCTTACCATTGCCGAAAAGTCCGGGGATCCCAAGCGACCGAACGTAGGTCGTGTCGTCGAACGCGGCCAGGTTCTCAACCAGAAGGGCGAGACCGTGCTCGTCTTTGACCACATCCTGATGGTCGAGCGCGGAATCCCGGCGGTCGCCTGA
- a CDS encoding LuxR C-terminal-related transcriptional regulator produces the protein MNPDITLSSPDPDAVLSEADVRDIVRLLGEVIASRRDFSGVKRLLVEGICRLVKADAWTWSLGCAVQPGEQPIYLGMAHGGFDDERYSRLIQAAGHPDMAWTSEKLLGELRQKASHITRARQQIVDEDTFAASGVNAYLCNADIGPFLFSLRPIDKGAVSTISIFRRRNDPAFSEREARIAHILLSELPWLHEQGWPTDRGVTVPRLSPRLRLVLNLLLDGRTRKEMAASLALSEYTVAQYQKAVYSHFGVSSHTTLLRRFQMGDGGHR, from the coding sequence ATGAATCCCGACATCACGCTGTCCTCCCCCGACCCCGATGCCGTGCTCTCCGAGGCGGATGTGCGTGACATTGTCAGACTGCTTGGCGAGGTCATCGCCTCTCGGCGTGATTTCTCCGGCGTGAAGCGGCTGCTGGTGGAGGGCATCTGCCGCCTCGTCAAGGCGGATGCATGGACCTGGAGCCTTGGCTGCGCCGTCCAGCCGGGCGAGCAGCCCATCTATCTCGGCATGGCGCATGGTGGCTTCGACGATGAGCGCTATTCCCGGCTGATCCAGGCGGCCGGTCATCCCGACATGGCCTGGACGTCGGAGAAACTCCTCGGGGAATTGCGTCAGAAGGCGTCGCACATTACGCGGGCCCGACAGCAGATCGTCGATGAGGACACCTTCGCCGCCTCAGGCGTGAATGCCTATCTTTGTAACGCGGATATCGGGCCGTTCCTGTTTTCGCTTCGGCCGATCGACAAAGGCGCCGTCAGCACCATTTCTATTTTTCGGCGCAGAAACGATCCTGCGTTCTCCGAACGCGAAGCCAGGATCGCCCATATTCTTCTCAGCGAATTGCCCTGGCTGCATGAACAGGGATGGCCCACGGACCGGGGGGTTACCGTTCCACGGCTCTCGCCACGGCTTCGGCTGGTGCTCAATCTCCTGCTTGATGGCCGCACGCGCAAGGAAATGGCCGCCAGCCTGGCGTTGTCTGAGTATACCGTCGCCCAATATCAGAAAGCTGTTTACAGCCATTTCGGTGTCAGCTCTCACACGACACTGCTGAGGCGCTTCCAGATGGGCGATGGCGGGCACCGATAG
- a CDS encoding molybdopterin cofactor-binding domain-containing protein: MHPSRREFLRWGTVSGIMLSMSRFAGAQAPSVPVGAAAGSQASPFPPKGRIDGFAKVTGAKLYPSDFRAADMPGWPAETAHALLVRTPDATRIYQGIDLAALDAASRPTMVVTAEDVAKAGVRVPAFYAGDLFCPAGQTPLYLGQPVALLLFTSFDAYDRARTAFRNGNLLRFGAETGPIKQPNYTALRFTRIAGPTPNAPDVYSPVQEGWVGPGFTESSGRPIWKPLPVSQGGDYAKGAAFGEEVRQSLATPAPGLFVLDRSFETQSIDPMFLEPESGLAWYEPGSRTLDILLGVQSPFEAASSVAFLLGEAQPGFKPARINARFASIGGGFGGRDHTPFPLYVALAAMFLPGRPVRLAHDRFQQFQGGIKRHAFKMRSQIAIDRATGKMLAFAADHVLDGGGLANYSASVAVVGATAAIGIYDIPKVDVTTVAEHTRGVTAGSMRGYGTLQTLTALETLIDEAASALKIDPIELRRRNLLKTGGRTMTGNPWTVSVRTPEILDKLAAHPIWRDRVARKAAGKGVLVGTGVACCTKDYGTGADCSLGRVEVAPDGAITIHADAVEMGNGIGTAIARRVAAVLGRTADAVNVARINMFDELGLVTSGDPYTMSQAEQDAAAKDPRWVPEISSATSASIGAHVGTQAAAQAARVVFRFGMWPAALDLWGIKAGDPREFLFEQAFWQGNELILSGLPPLAQADVAARAHQRGDVTGAMAHAFSRWAWAQAAFPLGGMNWAADIDALAVRRANGAFTVLDRSFVFFPPTDYNRIGTAFTSSCGTVVRIEITPASGAVRVTDAYSVFECGEVLVPELVQGQAQGGFAMGVGYTLLETLPPFEDGPGNGRWNLGDYVVARASDVPLHNLEIEVLPPVSPKEQPKGMAEVIMIPVVPALLNAIHDATGHRFQSLPVTPAMLKRALT; this comes from the coding sequence ATGCATCCCTCGCGGCGCGAGTTTTTGAGGTGGGGCACCGTGAGCGGTATCATGCTGAGCATGAGCCGCTTTGCGGGCGCACAAGCCCCGAGTGTTCCCGTGGGGGCGGCGGCGGGTAGCCAGGCTTCGCCGTTCCCACCCAAGGGGCGGATCGACGGCTTCGCCAAGGTGACGGGGGCCAAGCTTTATCCCTCCGATTTCCGAGCTGCCGACATGCCCGGCTGGCCCGCGGAGACGGCCCACGCGCTGCTGGTCCGCACCCCCGATGCCACGCGTATCTATCAGGGCATCGATCTTGCCGCGCTCGATGCGGCGTCACGGCCGACGATGGTGGTGACGGCGGAGGATGTCGCCAAGGCGGGCGTGCGGGTGCCGGCTTTCTATGCCGGGGATCTCTTTTGCCCCGCGGGACAGACGCCGCTTTATCTCGGCCAGCCCGTGGCACTTCTGCTGTTTACCAGCTTCGATGCCTATGACAGGGCGCGCACCGCGTTTCGCAATGGCAATCTGTTGCGGTTCGGCGCCGAGACCGGGCCGATCAAGCAACCCAACTACACGGCGCTCCGTTTTACCCGGATCGCCGGCCCGACCCCGAACGCGCCCGACGTGTATTCCCCCGTCCAGGAGGGCTGGGTCGGCCCCGGCTTCACGGAGAGTTCCGGCCGGCCGATCTGGAAACCCCTTCCGGTGTCCCAGGGCGGCGATTACGCCAAGGGCGCAGCCTTCGGCGAGGAGGTCCGCCAGTCTCTCGCGACGCCGGCGCCTGGCCTGTTCGTGCTCGACCGGAGCTTCGAGACGCAATCGATCGACCCGATGTTTCTCGAGCCGGAAAGCGGCCTAGCCTGGTATGAGCCAGGTTCGCGGACGCTGGACATCCTGCTCGGCGTGCAGTCGCCCTTCGAGGCCGCGAGTTCCGTCGCTTTTCTTCTGGGTGAAGCGCAACCCGGCTTCAAGCCCGCCCGTATCAACGCGCGGTTCGCCTCGATCGGTGGCGGGTTCGGCGGGCGCGACCACACGCCCTTTCCCCTTTATGTCGCGCTCGCGGCGATGTTCCTGCCCGGCCGTCCCGTCCGCCTTGCCCATGACCGCTTCCAGCAGTTTCAAGGCGGTATCAAGCGACACGCTTTCAAGATGCGCTCGCAGATCGCCATCGACCGCGCGACCGGCAAGATGCTGGCTTTCGCTGCCGATCATGTTCTCGATGGCGGCGGCCTCGCCAATTATTCGGCAAGTGTCGCGGTGGTCGGCGCGACCGCCGCCATCGGCATCTACGACATCCCCAAGGTGGACGTGACCACCGTCGCGGAACACACGCGCGGTGTGACCGCCGGGTCGATGCGTGGCTATGGCACGTTGCAGACGCTGACCGCGCTGGAGACCTTGATCGACGAGGCGGCCAGCGCCTTGAAGATCGACCCGATCGAGCTTCGGCGGCGCAATCTCCTCAAGACCGGCGGCCGCACCATGACGGGCAATCCGTGGACCGTCTCGGTGCGGACGCCGGAGATCCTGGACAAGCTCGCCGCTCACCCCATCTGGCGGGATCGCGTCGCGCGGAAAGCCGCGGGCAAAGGCGTGCTGGTGGGCACGGGTGTGGCCTGCTGCACGAAGGACTACGGCACCGGCGCCGACTGCTCGCTCGGCCGGGTGGAGGTCGCGCCCGATGGCGCCATCACAATCCATGCCGACGCCGTCGAGATGGGCAATGGCATCGGCACCGCGATCGCCCGGCGCGTCGCCGCGGTCCTCGGGCGAACGGCCGATGCCGTGAATGTCGCGCGGATCAACATGTTCGACGAGCTGGGCCTCGTCACATCAGGCGATCCCTACACGATGAGCCAGGCCGAACAGGACGCGGCGGCGAAGGATCCGCGCTGGGTGCCGGAGATTTCCTCCGCCACAAGCGCCTCCATCGGCGCGCATGTCGGCACGCAGGCGGCGGCGCAGGCCGCGCGTGTGGTCTTTCGCTTCGGGATGTGGCCGGCGGCGCTGGACCTGTGGGGCATCAAGGCCGGCGATCCACGTGAGTTCCTGTTCGAGCAGGCCTTCTGGCAGGGCAATGAGCTTATCCTGTCCGGCCTGCCGCCGCTTGCCCAGGCCGATGTGGCGGCGAGGGCCCATCAGCGCGGCGATGTCACCGGGGCGATGGCGCATGCCTTCTCGCGCTGGGCCTGGGCCCAGGCGGCATTCCCGCTTGGCGGGATGAACTGGGCGGCGGATATCGACGCGCTGGCGGTCCGCCGCGCGAATGGTGCTTTCACCGTGCTGGACCGCAGCTTCGTTTTCTTCCCGCCGACGGATTACAACCGCATCGGCACCGCGTTCACGTCGTCCTGCGGCACGGTGGTGCGCATCGAGATTACCCCGGCGAGCGGGGCCGTCCGCGTCACCGATGCCTACAGCGTGTTCGAATGCGGTGAGGTGCTGGTGCCCGAGCTGGTGCAGGGGCAGGCGCAGGGCGGATTTGCCATGGGCGTCGGCTACACGCTGCTCGAAACCCTGCCGCCCTTCGAGGACGGTCCCGGTAACGGACGCTGGAATCTTGGCGATTATGTCGTCGCGCGCGCTTCCGATGTGCCGCTGCACAACCTGGAGATCGAGGTGCTGCCTCCGGTCTCGCCCAAAGAGCAGCCCAAGGGCATGGCTGAGGTCATCATGATCCCCGTCGTGCCGGCCTTGCTCAATGCCATCCATGACGCGACCGGCCACCGCTTCCAGTCGCTGCCCGTCACGCCGGCTATGCTGAAGAGGGCTCTGACGTGA
- a CDS encoding (2Fe-2S)-binding protein: MTALSLTINGRAHGPIEVRDDLSMNDFLREVLGMTGTKFGCGAAQCLSCVVIIDEPDGTSYTNPTCVVPAVNFNGRRIRTVEGHAAGGTLTPLQTAFIEHFSFQCGYCTAGFLNEGQVLLERLAATPIPRAELEKTILEALDGHLCRCTGYVRYHQAVRDVILAEPARYLLAEAGAGAETAPPLTGERR, translated from the coding sequence GTGACTGCCCTGTCCCTGACCATCAATGGCCGCGCGCACGGTCCGATCGAGGTTCGCGACGATTTGTCGATGAACGACTTCCTGCGCGAGGTGCTTGGCATGACGGGCACCAAGTTCGGCTGTGGCGCCGCCCAGTGCCTGAGCTGCGTCGTCATCATCGATGAGCCGGACGGCACGAGCTACACCAATCCGACCTGCGTCGTGCCGGCGGTTAACTTCAATGGCAGGCGTATCCGCACGGTGGAGGGCCATGCGGCAGGAGGCACGCTCACGCCGCTGCAGACCGCCTTCATAGAGCATTTCTCCTTCCAGTGCGGCTACTGCACCGCCGGTTTTCTCAATGAGGGGCAGGTGCTGCTGGAGCGCCTCGCGGCGACCCCCATTCCGCGCGCTGAGCTCGAAAAAACGATCCTCGAGGCGCTCGACGGGCATTTGTGCCGCTGCACCGGCTATGTGCGCTATCACCAGGCGGTCCGTGACGTGATCCTCGCCGAGCCGGCCCGCTACCTCCTGGCCGAGGCGGGCGCCGGCGCGGAGACCGCGCCTCCTCTCACGGGGGAACGGCGATGA